ATCACGCATTTGTCTATTTCAGGGATCCTGAAACGCAATCATACAGGCTTCTGAATGTATTGAGAGTCAGAGGTCCGGGTTAACTGAGGGGTATGTATACTGCACGGAATGATTTTCACAGCATCTACATATTATTTTGTTAGCTTGCGTAGTTATACTCTTTTTTTTTGAACAGATACAGGTCACAATTTATCCCTGAACAAACAACTGAATGCGACTACTGAAGTTTTTTACCATTTTTGCAGTAACTGCACTTGCCATTTTTGCCCTGATTTTCGGATTAAACTGGAAATCCTTTCAAATTTTTATGGAGAACAGGGATGCTATGGCGGAAGGAAGTGAATGGGTTGAAAAGACCTACTCACTTCAGGGTCTTACCGAGTTTATTGAGGAGAATCCGCAGTATGTGTCCGTGGCAAGTATTGTGGTTGACAGTCCCGACTCAACCATCTTGATTGCTGAAAATACACCCCACGTGATGGGCACCGCATCCAACATACTGATACTGCTCGCTTATGCCATGGAAATAGAAAACGGCACTATCCGGGCCGGTCAGCGGATAGAGTGGAGTGACGTTTCACGCTATCAGCTTCCGGATGTGGATGAAGCTGTTCATACCAATGCAGGCAATATAGCCCGTGACCGCGGTTGGCTGGCTGACGGTTCCATCACCCTTCAGAATGCACTGAGCCTGCTGGCACAATACAATGACCTGGCCCTTTCCGACTACCTGCTCACTAACCTTCGGGATGATATCTGGGCGGATGTACGTACACGATTCGAACTGGAACACAGCGATATGCCCCTGCCCTTTTCAGGACTCTATCTGGCCATCGCGCCTTCCATTCAGGGCATATCCGCAGAAGAGATCATTGAAAAGTGGCAGAACCGGCCTGAAACCGATTTTCGCAGGCATGTGATCAGTTTGTCATCCCTTTTTACAGAGAATGAGGACGACCGGCAGGAATTTATGGAGACGCTGACAGATGAACGGCTTGGAAATACCTTTATCGAAGAGCGAAATAGTATCAACCTGTTTCCAAAAACAACCGCTGCTGAAATGGCGCAGCTGCTCTATCGTATTATAACAGAATCCCGTCAGGGCAATCCTGTATCCCTTCGCGTAAAAACATGGCTCAACTGGCCTCTGGAACAGCAACGTGAAATTCGGCGTGATTTTACGGATTACGGTGCACTTTTCGACAACAGGCTCGGTGTTCTGAATGGCATTGATTTCGGAACGTCGACCTACACCGATGACACAACCGTACAAGCTGTTTTTTTTGATAATCTTCCCGTTGCGTTCTGGTTTCACATGTCGAGCAACTACATGCATCAGGACTTCCAGCAGCGCATGATTTTTGATCCTGCCATGATCGACCGCATGAAGGAGGTTGCATTGATTGTGTCAACAGCTGAAACGGACACCACGGGTACCCTCTGAAAAGCTTATCCCTCAAAACTTCATCAGACATGACAAAATACCACTCCATCTACCTGATCTGGCTTCTGCCTCTGTACTTTTTGTTTCAGTTTGGCTACCAGGTTGCTACATACCAGGGTATCAGCAATACCTATTCCAACGGGGACAGTTACCTAGCAAATGTTGTTGAATTTGATGTAAAACAGATTGCAGCCCAGACAAATGGATACGTTATCCTGAAATTTTCTACCGATGGCGGAAAGACCATAGAACAGAAACTGACGCTGCCCGTCCAGATGGCACAGGCCATTATGGAATCGGAAGTTATTCCAATCCGGTATCTTGAAGATAGTTTTAAGCCGATCGTTATGCTGCCCACCTACGAGCTCCAGAAAAGCGTGATCAAGGTTAATTTTGGGGTCATGGGCATCGGGCTGATCATTACCGTCATTCTCTCCTTTTTTGCATCCCGTTATGCGGCTTCAAAAATAAAATACGGTGATCGTGAAATTGAGATTGAACGAGTTGACAGTGAAGAATAGAAACCTGCCTTGAAACAGAACCTATTATGGGGAAACTTTACCTGATACCCACACCGCTCGGAAAAAGAAAAGAGAATACGGTTTTACCCGGGCACACGATCGATATAACCCGGAAATTAGAGTGTTTTATTGTCGAGAAACCACAAACGGCCCAAAGTTTTCTCAGGTGGATTAACCATCCGGTTCCCGACTATAAACTCAAGATGAGGGTGCTCAACAAGAAAACCCCCGGGCAGGAGGTGTACAGCTTCCTGAAACTGATTAAAGAGCAGGATACGGGTCTGATGTCGGAGGCAGGCGCACCCGGCGTGGCCGATCCCGGTGCATCGCTGGTTCAGCTTGCTCACGATAACGGACTGCAGGTGGTGCCTCTGGTCGGCCCCTCCTCTATTCTGCTGGCCCTGATGGCATCCGGGTTGAACGGCCAGAACTTTGCTTTTCACGGATATCTGTCACTTAACGATTCGGAGCGGAAAAAAGAGATTGCACACCTTGAGGCTGAGTCATCCAAACTGAACCGTACACAGATTGTAATGGAGACGCCTCACCGCAACGAGGTGCTCTACGACCTTCTGGTCGAAAGACTGCGTCCGGGTACCCGACTTTGCATCGCCTGCAACCTTACCCAGTCCGATGAATGGATCCGCACCCAAACGGTGCACAAATGGAGTTCATCGCCAAAACCGGACCTTCAGAAAAAACCTGCCCTGTTTTTAATCCACAGCGGGTAACAGAGAAAGAGCCGCTCTTCGGTTTTTCAGGTATAAAATTTTTCCTTTTATTGTTTGAGTTCAGCCTTCACGGCAGAACATACATCGCTATCCGGCTGCTAACCAACCGAATATCTTATGCCTGATTTTTCCCTGCATCTCATTGACCTGATTGTCATTGCTGTGTACATCGTTGTTATTCTCTGGATCGGTTTCTGGGTATCCAAAAACACCGACGATACTGAAGACTACTTTCTTGCGGGCCGTTCACTCACCTGGTCGCTGATAGGTTTTTCACTGCTTGCCTCAAACATGTCGTCAACAAGCCTTATCGGTATGGCGGGCAGCGCGTTTGGCACAGGCATATCGGTGTTCAATTATGAGTGGATGGCGGCTATTGTGCTCGTATTTTTTACGATTTTCCTTCTCCCGCTGCTTCTGAAAAGCGGTGTATTTACCATGCCTGAATTTCTTGAGCGACGATACGACAGCCGGTCGCGCTACTACTTCTCGGGATGGACCATTGTCGGAAATATTTTTATCGATACGGCAGGTGCGCTGTATGCCGGTGCACTGGTTATTTCACTTCTCTATCCGGAAGTACCCTTTGCACTTTCTGTGGCTATTCTGGCTGTTCTGGCGGGTGCATACACCATTCTGGGAGGACTCAAGGCGGTGGTCTACACCGATACCATTCAGGCCGTTCTTTTGCTGTTTGGCGCGGTTTTGATCTCGGCACTGGCTTTCAGCAAGATCGGTTCCTGGGAAACGGTTACCTCAAGTGTCAGCCCGGACATGCTGAGCCTCATTCAGCCTGCAGACGACCCGTTTCTACCGTGGCCGGGCCTGCTCTTTGGCGTTCCGCTGCTCGGATTCTATTTCTGGTGTACCAATCAGTTTATGGTACAGCGCGTACTGGGTGCAAAGAATCTGGACCACGGACGATGGGGTGCCCTTTTTGCCGGTTTTCTGAAGCTGCCGATTCTTTTTATCATGGTTATGCCCGGTATCTTTGCACTTTTACTCTATCCGGAGCTGCCCTCCATGGAGGGATTTACGCCTGACCTGATTTTTCCCGTATTGCTGTTTGATCTGCTGCCGATCGGCCTTCGAGGACTGATACTAGTGGCTCTTATCGCGGCTATCATGTCCTCAATCGACTCCACGCTGAACTCAGCCTCTACACTGGTCACCATGGACTTTGCCAAACCGCTGAAACCGGAGTGGAATGAAAAGCAGCTGCTGATGGCGGGACGAGTCACCACGTTTACCTTTATGATCATTGCAGCCGCCTGGGCACCGATGATCACCAACTTCCCCTCTCTTTGGGAGTACCTGCAGTCGATCCTGGCCTATCAGAGTCCGCCCTTTGTCGCTGCTTTCCTTGTGGGGATATTCTGGGCAGGAGCAAACCGAAAAGCGGCGTTTTGGGGGCTTGTGGGAGGGCATGTTCTTTCAGCCGGCCTCTTTGTTGCAAACATGGTGCTCGGCGTGACGGATATCCATTTTCTCTACGTGGCGCCTATCCTGTTTGTGGCGAGTGTATTTTTGATTGTAGCCATATCATTTTTGACTAAGACCCGACAGGATCGAGAGGACATCCAGGATTTTCTATGGACCAAAAAGTCATACGATCTGGAAACGCAGGAACTTGCAGAAAAGCCATGGTACAAGAACTACCGCATTCAGTCTTTGATCATACTGTCGATTACGGCACTGATTCTGTACTGGTTCTGGTAAAGGCTGCAGCTGACTGGTGTGGCAGCCCCGCACCGGATTCATCAATCATGATTTATTGACCCGTTATTAACATATGCCAACAATCTTCAGTTTTGGTGAGCTTCTTTGGGATATTTTTCCGGATTATAAAAAGCCGGGCGGCTCTCCCGCGAATCTGGCCTATCATCTTCACGTTCTTAAGAACAGATCCCGTTTAATAAGCCGGATCGGAGACGACGAGTATGGTAAAGAACTGCAGCATTTTATCCGGAAAAAAGGACTTAGTGCGGATTATATTCAGACAGACGTCAAGCACCCAACAGGATTGGTTACCGTTCAGTTCGACGACAATGAACCATCTTACACGATTCATGAACCGGCAGCCTGGGATTTTATTGAATTCACCCAGAAGCTTGGAAAAGAGATATCTGATGCGGATGCCCTCTGTTTTGCCTCCCTTTCACAGAGAAACCGGGCCTCTGCCTCTACCCTGAACCGACTTCTGGATTCTGTTCACCCGGAGTGCCTCACCGTTTTTGATTTGAACCTCAGGCCCCCGTTTATTGATCGCAAACGGATAATGAACAGCATTGAACGGTCCAAAGTCATCAAGTTCAACATGGATGAGCTGAATCAGGTCTCAGGCTGGTTTAAAACCGATCAATTTCCCGAATATCTCCTTCGTAAGGATCCTGAGAAGGTGATTCTGCTGACACTGGGCGGCGACGGCAGTGCCATGTACACCCGGGATGGTTACTTCAAACAAGAGGCTTTTCCGATCACCGATGACGGTGATTTTGTGGGCGTCGGGGATGCCTTCCTGGCCTGTATCACGCATCTGCTGCTGAAAAAAGAAGACCCGAAACAGGTGCTCCTCAAGGCCAATCGCTACGCCGCCAGTGTGGCCTCACAGCAAGGCGGCATGCCCGACATCCCCAAATCGGTTCTTGATGATATTTCAGGGTAGTTTTAATGTGGTTCTCGCAGAGTTGCGCAGATTGCCCGCTGATTTCCGCAGATGGGTAGGTTCGTCGCTTCGATATTGTTGAAACTTTATATACATCTGCGAAACTCAGCGAAATCTGCGAGAACCTCAATTATTCTGATCCAATTTCAGGGGTTACTGATTTGATGATTATTCATTCACTTTTATCGTAACCATCTTTTTCCCTACATTGAATCCGCTTTTTTCAAACTTTCTGTAGCTGTCTTATGTACCAGCCCAAAACCATCCCGGAGATCCCGCTTCCCGATGATATTGACAGACGGGAGCAACTTACGCGGGAGCGCATTTTTCCGAGACTCACCAAAAGCGAGGCCGGCGGCGGCAAAAAGGCTGAGATTTTTTACGAGAGGCTTGAAACGGAATTTCCGCGACTCTTCAGAACCCTCTACCACCTCTACGGCAACCGCTACGACTTTTATTATCACCTGGAAGACCTGCTGCACCGTATGGCCGGCATCTACAGCGAGCGCAGCCCGGAGCTCAGAGCTCGCGATCTGAATAAGGAGAAGAATCCGGATTGGTACAAGTCAGAGAAGATGGTTGGCGGGATTTGCTATGTGGACCTGTATGCGGGAGACCTCAAAAAACTCAAGAAAAAGATCCCCTACTTCAAGGAGCTTGGGCTGACATACATGCACCTGATGCCGTTCTTTCGCTGTCCTGAAGGGGAAAGCGACGGAGGATATGCGGTAAGCAGCTATCGCCATGTGAGGAAAGACCTTGGCACGATGGATGATCTTGAAGAGCTTGCGACGGCATTTCATGAGCATGGCATCAATCTTGTGGTCGACTTTATCAACAATCATACCTCCGACCGGTTCAAATGGGCGGAAGAAGCACGCAGAGGCGATCCGGATTACATGGAGCACTACTATATGTTTCCGGACCGGACACTGCCGGATCAGTACGACCAAACCCTCCGCGCCATTTTTCCGGAGGTTCGTCATGGCAACTTTACAAGGGTTGATGAGATCGACCGCTGGGTATGGACCACCTTTCACAGCTATCAGTGGGACCTGAACTACCGGAATCCTGCCGTCTTCAACGCCATTGCGGAGGAACTTCTCGTTTTGGCCAATCGCGGAGTGGACGTGCTCAGAATGGACGCTGTGGCTTTCACCTGGAAAAAAATGGGGACGGACTGCGAAAACCTTCCGGAGGCTCATTATATCCTTCAGGCACTCAATGCGGTGGCATCCGTTGTATGTCCGGGATTGTTGCTGAAATCGGAAGCAATTGTTCATCCCGACGAGGTGAACCGCTACATCGGTTCCGTTGAATGTCAGCTGTCATACAATCCCCTGCTCATGGCCCTCAGCTGGGAAAGCCTGGCCACCCGCGAAACCAAGCTGCTGGCCCACTCCATGAAACACCGTTTCCAGATCGATGAAAACTGTTCATGGGTTAACTATGTGCGGTGTCACGACGATATCGGCTGGACTTTTTCGGATGAGGATGCCGCTGAACTTGGGATACACGGCAATGACCATCGTTCATTCCTGAACCGGTTCTACTCAGGGCGTTTTCCGGGCAGTTTTGCACGCGGCGTCCCTTTTCAGCACAATCCTGAGAACGATGATATGCGAATATGCGGCAGCGCCGCATCTCTGACCGGCCTTGAAAAAGGCCTTGAAGACAACAGCTCAAATGACATTGATCTGAGCATAAAGCGCATTGAAATGATGTACGGCGTGGCCTACAGCATTGGCGGCATTCCCCTGCTCTACCTGGGTGATGAGTGGGGTGTATTGAATGACTACAGCTACCTGGAAACGCCCGGTAAAGTGCACGACAGCCGATGGGCGCACCGTCCGGATCTCAGAAAAGGCGCTAAATCGGACCTTGTGGTCAATGATGTTGCAAAACGGCTCACTGCCTGGTTCAAGAAAATGGGTGCTATCCGTTCATCGGAACCGGTTATGGGCAATACAATCACTCGCTTCCCCGACCAGCCGGATCCCCACCTGTTTACCTTCCTGCGGGGACAGGGTGCCGAAAAACTGCTGGTCATTGCCAACTTCAGCGAGTTTGAGAGGAAGCTTCATAACGACTGGATTACCGATCAGCTACATGCCGTTTCCTATCGCAACCTGTTAAACGGCGAGCATAGATCGGTTCATAATGAGCTTCATGTCGACCCCTATCAGATCCTCTGGCTGAAGCCGGTTTCGGGTTAGATGGGTGCTTTATTAACCGTTTCCAAACCGGGCGGCTGCCGGGTTTCTATGAGAGCGTCACAGCCGTATGCCGGTACATATTATATTTTTCAGGGTCCATCAAACCGGCACGATTAAAGGGTTCGATCCGGGTTCGAATTCTTTCAATCAGCCCGGCCGATTTTTTGTCATTAATAGGGCCTGAACCCAGCATCAGAAGCTCACCGTGCGTATCGGACACCATTTCATACAGGTCCGGAATATCAGGACAGAGAAATGCATGATCCCTGTTACCGGATAAATACCGCTGTTCCCACGTGATTACGGCAGCAAAATAGAGCATAACGGATGCTGTGAAGAGATCAAAACGAAAGCGTGAAATGTAGCAGGATGAAACCAGCATATCCATGAACGACAGCTCTTTACCCACTGTCTCTTCATACTTATTCAAATCAGGCACAGAAAGTTTCCCGTTATCCAGCTGCTCCAGGATCGGCAGCAGTCTCCGGATGCCGGAGAGCGTAAACGAAATTCCGGTGCTGTGGAGAGGATCCACAAACCCGGCCGTGTGCGGAAGGGCTGTCCATCCATTACCAAACACTCTACCCAGCTTTCGCTGCAGCCGGCCGGTTTGAATGATTCTGCCTGGCCGTGCAGCAATGTTTGAATTGCGAAATATTTGCTTCAGTGAAGGGTATCTATTACAAAGGCGCTGCCACTGGGCCTCTGCCGGTTTTTTTGGGTTTTCAGATCCCATGTTATCTGCAATGAGAAATCCTGCACTCAGCAGCTCGTTATTAAACCGCAGCATCCACATCCACCCCTCTTCCGTGAACTGGTGAAGCGCGGAATGATCCGGGTTGTACGGATAATCATCAGTGTAGAAACTATTTTCATTCAGATAATCCAGCCATCGCCCGGCGCCGGTATAGTGCGAATAGACCGCGCGCGAATTTGTATAGAAACCATCGGAAGATGAGTGAACACCCAGGAAGCGCTCTGCGAAGACTGGCGAACCCGTTGCATCCAGAATCCATGAAGCCGACATCTGCAACGGCTCATCATCCCGCTGAGCCTGCACCTGCCAGGCGTCTTTGCTTCGGTTAAGCTTCTCAATTTGAGTCCCCTCGAACAGATCGGCACCCAGATCCGCGGCATAACCTGAAAGCAGCTGATCCACATCACTCCGCAGCCAGTTGGTATCCGAGTTTTTATCATCCGTACTGGCTGCCACCAGGAGCTCCCGGCTGTGGTCGCGGCTGCTCTGAAACGGCTGCCCCGGTTCATGAAAATAGTAACTGAAACCCCGTTTTAGTCCGCAGACCACTTCGGGAACGTGCTTTTGCCAGCTTCCGTACCGGGAAAGCTTTTTAAGCAGCGGCAAATCATAGGATTCCGCCAGGTCGCGCAAAATCATATCGGCAGCCGGCGTGGAGGATTCACCTATGGCAAACCTTGGGTGACGATCTTTTTCGACTATCGCCACCGAAAAGCCACGCTGCACCAGGCACATGGCTGTTATAGAGCCGCCGAAGCCGGAACCGATGATGATGAAATCGTAGGTGTTATTCATTTGCATAGCAGGTTCTCGCAGATGTTCGCAGAGTCATGCGCAGATTTCCGCTGATTTTCTGCGTGACTCTGCGATAAATTCAGCATTAATCTGCGAGAAACTATCAGCATCTGCATTCAACCAATGGAAATTTCTTTTGACCCAAATTCATGGCTTCCAATCTCTTTTTCCGCTCTTCAAAACACTCGCTGCAGTCCGAGAACTTCTCCAGGTCCCACAGATCCGCAAACACCCGGCCCTTCTTCATCTGAAGGGCACGGTCAAACACCTCCTCCAGTGCAGATAGCCTGGGAGGAACATACTCTCCCCGCACCCGCAGCTCCTCCATGATTCCGTTTCCGTCACGCGTCGGGATCACCGAAACAGCTGAGGCCCCGCAGTCGAACGCAAATTCAACGGTTTTCAGGCACCATTCAATGTTTTCCCGTTCATCGGTTAAAAACGGTGGATTCAGCAGCACAAACGCCCTCACGTCCATACCGTTTTCTACCAGATATTCAGATGCCCGCCTGTAGTTCTCGCGCGTAATCTGCTTATTGAGACCGGGCATCACCACCGGATGGATGCTTTCCAGCCCCATTGCAATTTCAAATGAGCCATTCAGCATGTCGCGGAATTCAGGGATGAAATCACCGATCAGTTTAGGATGATTTTCCACGATTATATGATCATAATCGCTCAATAGGTCAGCTATTTCCCGATAATCATCCCGCGGTATCGCCTTGCCGTCAAAAAAATTTCCGCTGTTGTAAAGTTTTACGACATCAGCATCCGGCAATTTCTTCTGAGCAAAACGGATCTGTTCGGGTATGGCACCCCCGGGTGTGGGCTCATCGAGCGTATGCCGCCAGAGATCGCACATTGTGCATTTGAACGGACACTCCCTGTTTGTCAGAAAAATGGTATTGACGCTGCTCAAACATCCATCCGACTGTACCTCCTCTTCATGCAGCCAGAGATAGGGCCGGTACGGATCCATGGCCTCCTTTTCGGGCCTGTAATCCTGTATGCTTTTGTTGCTTATCTGATACTTCAAACGGGACGGAAGCTTTAAAACAAATTACGAAATTACCGGTCGGGTGAACCTGCCTTTTATTGCTAATTATTTGTACAGGCCATGAAAATACTGTCGATATTCCGATTCATTCTCGGGAAAAACTTTTTTGAACTCTTTGATATCCACTACACCGTGCTGCATTCTCCGTTTCGGAAATACCGGCATATCGAGACCGGTAACGGCCTTAACGCCACGCTGAACCACATCCCCTTTGAGCGCATACAGTTCCTCATGTTTCCAGTCGGTAAGCTGTATGAACGGTATACCCTCGGATATCTCAATCACGTTGGGCAATGTATAGGGACTGAATCCCTTGAATCCGTACCTTGAGGATGTTGCATAGACGCGAACATGACCGCGGCTTTGTCCGCCTGAATAGGTGAGCGAATGCTTGATCTTGTCGACGCCCCACCCTTCATGGTAGAGCAGCGGGTTGTTC
The sequence above is drawn from the Rhodohalobacter mucosus genome and encodes:
- a CDS encoding SAM-dependent methyltransferase, which encodes MGKLYLIPTPLGKRKENTVLPGHTIDITRKLECFIVEKPQTAQSFLRWINHPVPDYKLKMRVLNKKTPGQEVYSFLKLIKEQDTGLMSEAGAPGVADPGASLVQLAHDNGLQVVPLVGPSSILLALMASGLNGQNFAFHGYLSLNDSERKKEIAHLEAESSKLNRTQIVMETPHRNEVLYDLLVERLRPGTRLCIACNLTQSDEWIRTQTVHKWSSSPKPDLQKKPALFLIHSG
- a CDS encoding sodium:solute symporter translates to MPDFSLHLIDLIVIAVYIVVILWIGFWVSKNTDDTEDYFLAGRSLTWSLIGFSLLASNMSSTSLIGMAGSAFGTGISVFNYEWMAAIVLVFFTIFLLPLLLKSGVFTMPEFLERRYDSRSRYYFSGWTIVGNIFIDTAGALYAGALVISLLYPEVPFALSVAILAVLAGAYTILGGLKAVVYTDTIQAVLLLFGAVLISALAFSKIGSWETVTSSVSPDMLSLIQPADDPFLPWPGLLFGVPLLGFYFWCTNQFMVQRVLGAKNLDHGRWGALFAGFLKLPILFIMVMPGIFALLLYPELPSMEGFTPDLIFPVLLFDLLPIGLRGLILVALIAAIMSSIDSTLNSASTLVTMDFAKPLKPEWNEKQLLMAGRVTTFTFMIIAAAWAPMITNFPSLWEYLQSILAYQSPPFVAAFLVGIFWAGANRKAAFWGLVGGHVLSAGLFVANMVLGVTDIHFLYVAPILFVASVFLIVAISFLTKTRQDREDIQDFLWTKKSYDLETQELAEKPWYKNYRIQSLIILSITALILYWFW
- a CDS encoding carbohydrate kinase family protein, which translates into the protein MPTIFSFGELLWDIFPDYKKPGGSPANLAYHLHVLKNRSRLISRIGDDEYGKELQHFIRKKGLSADYIQTDVKHPTGLVTVQFDDNEPSYTIHEPAAWDFIEFTQKLGKEISDADALCFASLSQRNRASASTLNRLLDSVHPECLTVFDLNLRPPFIDRKRIMNSIERSKVIKFNMDELNQVSGWFKTDQFPEYLLRKDPEKVILLTLGGDGSAMYTRDGYFKQEAFPITDDGDFVGVGDAFLACITHLLLKKEDPKQVLLKANRYAASVASQQGGMPDIPKSVLDDISG
- a CDS encoding alpha-amylase family protein, with translation MYQPKTIPEIPLPDDIDRREQLTRERIFPRLTKSEAGGGKKAEIFYERLETEFPRLFRTLYHLYGNRYDFYYHLEDLLHRMAGIYSERSPELRARDLNKEKNPDWYKSEKMVGGICYVDLYAGDLKKLKKKIPYFKELGLTYMHLMPFFRCPEGESDGGYAVSSYRHVRKDLGTMDDLEELATAFHEHGINLVVDFINNHTSDRFKWAEEARRGDPDYMEHYYMFPDRTLPDQYDQTLRAIFPEVRHGNFTRVDEIDRWVWTTFHSYQWDLNYRNPAVFNAIAEELLVLANRGVDVLRMDAVAFTWKKMGTDCENLPEAHYILQALNAVASVVCPGLLLKSEAIVHPDEVNRYIGSVECQLSYNPLLMALSWESLATRETKLLAHSMKHRFQIDENCSWVNYVRCHDDIGWTFSDEDAAELGIHGNDHRSFLNRFYSGRFPGSFARGVPFQHNPENDDMRICGSAASLTGLEKGLEDNSSNDIDLSIKRIEMMYGVAYSIGGIPLLYLGDEWGVLNDYSYLETPGKVHDSRWAHRPDLRKGAKSDLVVNDVAKRLTAWFKKMGAIRSSEPVMGNTITRFPDQPDPHLFTFLRGQGAEKLLVIANFSEFERKLHNDWITDQLHAVSYRNLLNGEHRSVHNELHVDPYQILWLKPVSG
- a CDS encoding NAD(P)/FAD-dependent oxidoreductase gives rise to the protein MNNTYDFIIIGSGFGGSITAMCLVQRGFSVAIVEKDRHPRFAIGESSTPAADMILRDLAESYDLPLLKKLSRYGSWQKHVPEVVCGLKRGFSYYFHEPGQPFQSSRDHSRELLVAASTDDKNSDTNWLRSDVDQLLSGYAADLGADLFEGTQIEKLNRSKDAWQVQAQRDDEPLQMSASWILDATGSPVFAERFLGVHSSSDGFYTNSRAVYSHYTGAGRWLDYLNENSFYTDDYPYNPDHSALHQFTEEGWMWMLRFNNELLSAGFLIADNMGSENPKKPAEAQWQRLCNRYPSLKQIFRNSNIAARPGRIIQTGRLQRKLGRVFGNGWTALPHTAGFVDPLHSTGISFTLSGIRRLLPILEQLDNGKLSVPDLNKYEETVGKELSFMDMLVSSCYISRFRFDLFTASVMLYFAAVITWEQRYLSGNRDHAFLCPDIPDLYEMVSDTHGELLMLGSGPINDKKSAGLIERIRTRIEPFNRAGLMDPEKYNMYRHTAVTLS
- a CDS encoding radical SAM protein; the protein is MKYQISNKSIQDYRPEKEAMDPYRPYLWLHEEEVQSDGCLSSVNTIFLTNRECPFKCTMCDLWRHTLDEPTPGGAIPEQIRFAQKKLPDADVVKLYNSGNFFDGKAIPRDDYREIADLLSDYDHIIVENHPKLIGDFIPEFRDMLNGSFEIAMGLESIHPVVMPGLNKQITRENYRRASEYLVENGMDVRAFVLLNPPFLTDERENIEWCLKTVEFAFDCGASAVSVIPTRDGNGIMEELRVRGEYVPPRLSALEEVFDRALQMKKGRVFADLWDLEKFSDCSECFEERKKRLEAMNLGQKKFPLVECRC